The genomic stretch TCGTGCGACAAGTTTgcctattattatttttcaatttgccTCCATTCTAGTTCTTGGTATGGTGACAATGTTCTTCTTTgaacataataattatatgcAGTATTGGCATAAACGCCTCGAAATAGCGGCAAGCAAACGTCCCCAATACAATGCTAATGCAGACAGGCATCTTCACCAAAATGGTTTCAACAGAAATGAAACTAAACGACCTCGAATCTTATGCTGGGTACCAACCTCTCCAACCAACCTCGCAGAAAGAGCAAAATCAGTGAAGGATACATGGGGAAAACGCTGTGATATGCTTTTGTTCTTCAGTTCGAAAGCGGATTCCAGCTTTCCCGCAATCGGGTTAAATGTCGAAGAAGGAAGAGGTAGACTGTTCAAAAAAACCCGTTTATCGTTGGAATATATTTATCAACGCCACATAAACGACGCTGATTGGTTTTTGAAGGCAGATGACGACACTTACGTGATCATGGAAAATCTCCGCTATTTTCTGTCCAAGTTGAATCCCTCGGATCCTCATTATATCGGAAGGATGTATACTAAAGATGGCGGGTACAACACTGGAGGGGCCGGCTACGTTTTCAGCCGCGAAACGTTAAGAATATTCAAGAAAGCGCTGGACGAGGGTGGCTGCCCACCAGGAGGTGGTGAAGATATATTTGTAGCAAAATGTCTTAAATCTAAGGGTGTGAAGCCCGTGAGTACGAGGGATTCAAGCGAAAGAGAAACCTTTTTTCAAAGAGCACTTCAATTGACTCCAGGCAGTCCACCACATGAGTTCCTCTTGAAATACAGCTTTCCTCTTCCCTATAAAATTGGACCCGAATGCTGCTCAGATTATCCAAATACTTTCCATAAAGTCAAACCAGAAATGATGTATCTACTTGAATACTTAATTTATCGTGTCAAAGTTGAAACCTATAACTGAAAATTTCTGAAAGGGGTTAAAGTACGTTGTAGTACTTATTAGTCTAGAATCTCGTCGATGACATGTTCGGTTTTCTTATCAAACTCCCGGATGAAGGATACAGCACGTAGACGGAAATTCGGTTTTTGTGTCTTtacgttattttatttttgcatccttTCGGTTGGTTTCAACCCCCAGTTTAATTATATTATTCCAGAGGCGTAGCCAGCTGCTTATGTACCTGTAGGCTggggcctacaaatttttggtttgatcactctaccacTTGTTATAAATTGTGCGTTGTTGGGGCTAGCTAAAAAGCTTcagagctcaaagtgttggtgaggtcactAAGCACTAGTCATGGGTACAAATTTCAGGTCTGGATATGACGAAaaaaagtcagccaggcctacaactagtcagggaaaaagctggctacgcccctgtattTTATACGTTACATTCTGTGAGGTTTTCTGGTCAGTTTAACTAGCCATGTTTCTTCCAAGTGATTCTAtcagaattttttgttttagtgtttTGTCCTAATATATCAAAGTGCCACTGTCGTTACTCGAGgatattaagtaatgatccgtgTAAGGCGGaaagcaatttcttttttatagcTCAAAACTCTTTCCTCACTTAgaaatcttttcattttcacacaaaGAAAGCATCAACCTACAAAAAGGCAGTGTACgaaataaaatgtatttcaaCTACATTTTTAAAGAgggtttttgggtttaaaagacTTCGACCAATCATAAGAATTGCAAACAATAGCGGAGAAAAGTTTGCGATTTTACGTGTttcccacataggatttctgtgCTATTTGGACTCAGACAAGATTTTTTTACAAGGT from Porites lutea chromosome 1, jaPorLute2.1, whole genome shotgun sequence encodes the following:
- the LOC140931325 gene encoding glycoprotein-N-acetylgalactosamine 3-beta-galactosyltransferase 1-like; this translates as MVTMFFFEHNNYMQYWHKRLEIAASKRPQYNANADRHLHQNGFNRNETKRPRILCWVPTSPTNLAERAKSVKDTWGKRCDMLLFFSSKADSSFPAIGLNVEEGRGRLFKKTRLSLEYIYQRHINDADWFLKADDDTYVIMENLRYFLSKLNPSDPHYIGRMYTKDGGYNTGGAGYVFSRETLRIFKKALDEGGCPPGGGEDIFVAKCLKSKGVKPVSTRDSSERETFFQRALQLTPGSPPHEFLLKYSFPLPYKIGPECCSDYPNTFHKVKPEMMYLLEYLIYRVKVETYN